The following proteins come from a genomic window of Nycticebus coucang isolate mNycCou1 chromosome 11, mNycCou1.pri, whole genome shotgun sequence:
- the PTN gene encoding pleiotrophin isoform X2: MQSQQYQQQRRKFAAAFLALIFILAAVDTAEAGKKEKPEKKVKKSDCGEWQWSVCVPTSGDCGLGTREGTRSGAECKQTMKTQRCKIPCNWKKQFGAECKYQFQAWGECDLNTALKTRTGSLKRALHNADCQKTVTISKPCGKLTKPKPQESKKKKKEGKKQEKMLD, from the exons ATGCAGTCTCAACAGTACCAGCAGCAACGTCGAAAATTTGCAGCTGCCTTCTTGGCATTGATTTTCATTTTGGCAGCTGTGGACACTGCTGAagcagggaagaaagagaaaccag aaaaaaaagtgaagaagtcTGACTGTGGAGAATGGcagtggagtgtgtgtgtgcccacCAGTGGGGACTGCGGGCTGGGCACACGGGAAGGCACCCGCTCTGGAGCTGAGTGCAAACAGACCATGAAGACCCAGAGATGTAAGATCCCCTGCAACTGGAAAAAGCAATTTGGAG CGGAGTGCAAATACCAGTTCCAAGCGTGGGGAGAATGTGACCTGAATACTGCCTTGAAGACCAGAACCGGAAGTCTGAAGCGAGCCCTCCACAACGCTGACTGCCAGAAGACTGTCACCATTTCCAAGCCCTGTGGCAAACTAACCAAGCCCAAACCTCAAG aatccaagaagaagaaaaaggaaggcaaGAAGCAGGAGAAGATGCTGGACTGA
- the PTN gene encoding pleiotrophin isoform X1, translating to MQSQQYQQQRRKFAAAFLALIFILAAVDTAEAGKKEKPEKKVKKSDCGEWQWSVCVPTSGDCGLGTREGTRSGAECKQTMKTQRCKIPCNWKKQFGAECKYQFQAWGECDLNTALKTRTGSLKRALHNADCQKTVTISKPCGKLTKPKPQAESKKKKKEGKKQEKMLD from the exons ATGCAGTCTCAACAGTACCAGCAGCAACGTCGAAAATTTGCAGCTGCCTTCTTGGCATTGATTTTCATTTTGGCAGCTGTGGACACTGCTGAagcagggaagaaagagaaaccag aaaaaaaagtgaagaagtcTGACTGTGGAGAATGGcagtggagtgtgtgtgtgcccacCAGTGGGGACTGCGGGCTGGGCACACGGGAAGGCACCCGCTCTGGAGCTGAGTGCAAACAGACCATGAAGACCCAGAGATGTAAGATCCCCTGCAACTGGAAAAAGCAATTTGGAG CGGAGTGCAAATACCAGTTCCAAGCGTGGGGAGAATGTGACCTGAATACTGCCTTGAAGACCAGAACCGGAAGTCTGAAGCGAGCCCTCCACAACGCTGACTGCCAGAAGACTGTCACCATTTCCAAGCCCTGTGGCAAACTAACCAAGCCCAAACCTCAAG cagaatccaagaagaagaaaaaggaaggcaaGAAGCAGGAGAAGATGCTGGACTGA